The proteins below come from a single Salinilacihabitans rarus genomic window:
- a CDS encoding zinc ribbon domain-containing protein: MELLWALAILLVLAFAPTACFLLLLRGLEYLRDDALIQELQATHDLEVTHPLDAGGRSDSSDGATLVTCPACGSRTPAAFEVCVVCDARRGSPPSR, encoded by the coding sequence ATGGAGTTGCTGTGGGCGCTCGCGATCCTGCTCGTGTTAGCGTTCGCGCCGACGGCGTGCTTTCTGCTGCTCCTGCGGGGCCTCGAGTACCTCCGGGACGACGCGCTCATCCAGGAACTGCAGGCCACCCACGACCTCGAGGTGACACACCCGTTAGACGCCGGCGGCCGCTCGGACTCGTCCGACGGCGCCACGCTCGTCACCTGTCCGGCGTGTGGCTCGCGCACGCCCGCGGCGTTCGAGGTGTGCGTCGTCTGCGACGCCCGACGGGGGTCCCCGCCGAGCCGTTGA
- a CDS encoding DsbA family protein, whose product MTLDQPSRRAFLAGSVVALGSGGAAYYRARSDEDAAHDLSPSFHASDETSGLGVDLTGKPIMGSPDAPLEMYYWTDFQCPFCERFERETLPEVVRTHVEPGRVRIVFVPVPYFGADSMTAAVAARCVWEQVRGSEPDVYWDWHAAVFDEQGEKNSGWAAADALVGYARSVPGVDADALETCLADRRSTFEEAVGADAELARSFGITGTPTFVVFDPASETAGTLVGAQPPERFDEAIERIEDA is encoded by the coding sequence ATGACGCTCGATCAGCCGTCCCGTCGCGCCTTCCTCGCCGGATCGGTCGTGGCGCTCGGCAGCGGCGGAGCCGCCTACTACCGCGCGCGGTCGGACGAGGACGCGGCACACGACCTGTCCCCGTCGTTTCACGCGAGCGACGAGACGTCCGGACTCGGCGTCGACCTGACCGGAAAGCCGATCATGGGGTCGCCCGACGCGCCGCTCGAGATGTACTACTGGACGGACTTCCAGTGTCCGTTCTGCGAGCGGTTCGAACGGGAGACCCTCCCGGAGGTCGTCCGAACGCACGTGGAACCGGGCCGGGTCCGCATCGTCTTCGTCCCGGTGCCGTACTTCGGGGCGGACTCGATGACCGCCGCGGTCGCCGCGCGGTGCGTCTGGGAGCAGGTTCGCGGCTCGGAGCCGGACGTCTACTGGGACTGGCACGCGGCGGTCTTCGACGAACAGGGCGAGAAGAACTCGGGGTGGGCCGCGGCCGACGCGCTCGTCGGGTACGCGCGCTCGGTCCCGGGCGTCGACGCCGACGCGCTCGAAACGTGTCTCGCGGATCGCCGGTCGACGTTCGAGGAAGCGGTCGGCGCCGACGCGGAACTGGCGCGCTCGTTCGGGATCACGGGGACGCCGACGTTCGTCGTCTTCGACCCGGCGTCCGAGACGGCCGGGACGCTCGTCGGCGCTCAGCCGCCGGAGCGGTTCGACGAGGCGATAGAACGGATCGAAGACGCCTGA
- a CDS encoding transcriptional regulator, whose protein sequence is MADLNPIAKRIHNVTPDPVRLALDDGTEAVFRVSSAEFFQREFRAEATREDDAGATYRFVSSEDGDAILVGRKGPADDGWSMTGEVVEAAAADAR, encoded by the coding sequence ATGGCCGACCTCAACCCGATCGCGAAGCGAATCCACAACGTGACGCCCGACCCCGTCAGGCTCGCGCTCGACGACGGCACGGAAGCCGTGTTCCGCGTCTCGTCCGCGGAGTTCTTCCAGCGGGAGTTCCGTGCCGAGGCGACCCGGGAGGACGACGCCGGCGCCACCTACCGGTTCGTCTCCAGCGAGGACGGGGACGCGATCCTCGTCGGCCGCAAGGGACCGGCCGACGACGGCTGGTCGATGACCGGCGAGGTCGTCGAGGCCGCGGCGGCGGACGCCCGGTGA
- the mobB gene encoding molybdopterin-guanine dinucleotide biosynthesis protein B, with the protein MQVIGVTGPSDSGKTTLVERLAARLADRGTVATVKHMTHAPDVDTEGKDTARHREAGAGTTYGITDEEGWFATGERLGLVDALERLAPAHEYALVEGYGFASLPRVALDGRPVEGDDRWGRIVASGDGVDDVDVAELVTTVDALAPFETLASLRARTAAADGRPVVGARATVDASAGSDGALARVSAALDRLDARDVAGVRTLRTHVQPGVFEGEPATALAVATVDRPDALGGAAAALVDALDGVGDAADVTVTTGDGS; encoded by the coding sequence ATGCAGGTCATCGGCGTCACCGGCCCCTCAGACTCCGGCAAGACGACGCTCGTCGAGCGACTCGCGGCCCGACTCGCCGACCGCGGCACCGTCGCGACGGTCAAGCACATGACCCACGCGCCGGACGTCGACACCGAGGGCAAAGACACCGCACGCCACCGGGAGGCCGGCGCGGGGACGACCTACGGGATCACCGACGAGGAGGGCTGGTTCGCGACCGGCGAGCGCCTCGGTCTCGTCGACGCGCTCGAACGCCTCGCGCCCGCCCACGAGTACGCCCTCGTCGAGGGCTACGGCTTCGCCTCGCTCCCCCGGGTTGCCCTCGACGGCCGGCCCGTCGAGGGCGACGACCGGTGGGGACGGATCGTCGCCAGCGGCGACGGAGTCGACGACGTCGACGTCGCGGAACTGGTCACGACCGTCGACGCCCTCGCCCCCTTCGAGACGCTCGCGTCGCTGCGCGCACGGACGGCGGCCGCCGACGGCCGGCCGGTCGTCGGCGCGCGCGCGACGGTCGACGCGTCGGCGGGGAGCGACGGCGCCCTCGCCCGCGTCAGCGCCGCCCTCGACCGACTCGACGCCCGCGACGTCGCGGGCGTCCGGACCCTCCGCACGCACGTCCAGCCGGGGGTCTTCGAGGGGGAGCCGGCGACCGCGCTCGCCGTCGCGACGGTCGACCGGCCGGACGCGCTCGGCGGGGCCGCGGCGGCGCTGGTCGACGCCCTCGACGGAGTCGGCGACGCGGCGGACGTGACGGTCACGACGGGGGACGGCTCCTGA
- a CDS encoding DUF7521 family protein, protein MIEAPLVVAKLITLALSLVVAYLAFHAYRRHGREPMLYVSAGFVLIGAGAICEGLIYLVFGTSILSAGLIQAAIVSSGLVLVLVSLTK, encoded by the coding sequence ATGATCGAGGCGCCGCTCGTCGTCGCCAAACTGATCACGCTCGCGCTGAGCCTCGTCGTCGCGTATCTGGCCTTCCACGCCTACCGCCGACACGGGCGCGAGCCGATGCTGTACGTCTCCGCCGGCTTCGTGCTCATCGGCGCCGGCGCGATCTGCGAGGGGCTCATCTACCTCGTCTTCGGGACCTCGATCCTCTCGGCCGGGCTCATTCAGGCGGCGATCGTTTCGAGCGGACTGGTCCTCGTCCTCGTGTCGCTGACGAAGTGA
- a CDS encoding MFS transporter encodes MDANDRALTAFAMVGHAAFHTYELVIPIFVVVWLDVYTTTAASLGAVVGASYALTGLGALPSGVLADRYGSKRLVVGCLAGMGASFAAVSVAPNLAVLTVALLAWGASASLYHPAGLSLLSRGAKARGTAFAYHGAAGNVGVAVGPLLAATLLAFVHWRVVAAALVAPVAVALLLVVRLEFDETAGSEARNAALASDGDGRGEIRDLGAFVAGTKALFAGGFAVVFAIGILYGLYYRGVLTFLPDVLADVPRLGAVELAGREFESGQYVYSGLLLLGGLGQYVGGRVVDRVRAERALVGAYGLLAALALAFVPAATAGLVPLAVVAGLLGLAVFGVSPINQEVVSAYTAADVRGLSFGYTYAALFGVGALGATLAGIVLTYATPTVLFAVLAAFAGAAAVLGTTLARRCPSSPDGGER; translated from the coding sequence ATGGACGCGAACGACCGGGCGCTGACGGCGTTCGCCATGGTCGGCCACGCCGCGTTCCACACGTACGAACTGGTCATTCCGATCTTCGTGGTCGTCTGGCTCGACGTTTACACCACGACGGCGGCGTCGCTCGGCGCCGTCGTCGGCGCCAGTTACGCGCTGACCGGGCTCGGCGCCCTCCCGAGCGGCGTGCTCGCGGACCGGTACGGTTCGAAGCGGCTCGTCGTCGGCTGTCTGGCCGGGATGGGTGCCTCGTTTGCGGCCGTCAGCGTCGCGCCGAACCTCGCCGTCCTGACGGTCGCCCTGCTCGCGTGGGGCGCGTCCGCGAGCCTCTACCACCCGGCGGGGCTGTCGCTGCTCAGCCGCGGGGCGAAAGCGCGGGGGACCGCGTTCGCCTACCACGGCGCGGCGGGCAACGTCGGGGTCGCGGTCGGCCCGCTGCTGGCGGCGACCCTGCTCGCGTTCGTCCACTGGCGGGTCGTCGCCGCCGCGCTCGTCGCGCCCGTCGCCGTCGCGTTGTTGCTCGTCGTGCGCCTGGAGTTCGACGAGACCGCCGGCAGCGAGGCCCGGAACGCGGCGCTCGCGAGCGACGGCGACGGCCGCGGCGAGATCCGTGACCTCGGCGCGTTCGTCGCCGGGACGAAGGCGCTGTTCGCGGGCGGGTTCGCGGTCGTGTTCGCGATCGGAATCCTCTACGGGCTCTACTACCGCGGGGTGTTGACGTTCCTGCCCGACGTGCTGGCGGACGTGCCGCGACTCGGGGCGGTCGAACTCGCCGGCCGCGAGTTCGAGTCCGGCCAGTACGTCTACTCGGGGCTCTTGCTGCTCGGCGGCCTCGGCCAGTACGTCGGCGGGCGCGTCGTCGACCGCGTGCGGGCCGAGCGCGCGCTCGTGGGCGCCTACGGCCTCTTGGCGGCCCTCGCGCTGGCGTTCGTCCCGGCCGCAACCGCCGGGCTCGTCCCGCTGGCGGTCGTCGCGGGTCTCCTCGGCCTCGCGGTCTTCGGCGTCTCGCCGATCAACCAGGAGGTCGTCTCGGCGTACACCGCCGCCGACGTGCGCGGCCTCTCGTTTGGCTACACCTACGCCGCGCTGTTCGGCGTCGGTGCGCTGGGCGCGACCCTCGCCGGCATCGTCCTGACGTACGCGACGCCGACGGTCCTGTTCGCGGTACTCGCGGCGTTCGCCGGCGCCGCGGCGGTCCTCGGCACGACCCTCGCGCGTCGGTGTCCGTCCTCCCCGGACGGCGGGGAGCGGTGA
- a CDS encoding SHOCT domain-containing protein yields the protein MSADDPLIRTLLIVVAAIVLLPVLAMAFMMPMMGLWGGHVWNGGLWDGTGAVWTWLLLSLPPLIVLLALGYLLYRALRGSGGRRPDPAIEELRAAYARGEIDDEEFEQRRRRLREET from the coding sequence ATGTCGGCCGACGACCCCCTGATTCGGACGCTCCTGATCGTCGTCGCCGCGATCGTCCTCCTTCCCGTCCTCGCGATGGCGTTTATGATGCCGATGATGGGGCTGTGGGGCGGACACGTGTGGAACGGGGGGCTGTGGGACGGCACCGGTGCGGTGTGGACGTGGCTACTGCTGTCGCTTCCCCCGCTGATCGTACTCCTCGCGCTCGGCTACCTCCTGTACCGCGCGCTCCGCGGGTCCGGCGGACGGCGGCCCGACCCCGCGATCGAGGAACTGCGGGCCGCCTACGCCCGCGGCGAGATCGACGACGAGGAGTTCGAACAGCGGCGCCGGCGCTTGCGCGAGGAGACGTGA
- a CDS encoding OsmC family protein: MSESERLERFAVTATAESGTRTAVTTRGFEFVVDEPDDLGGTNEGPNPVEYLLGAWAGCINVVAHTVADERDVDLHDVDVELEGELDPAAFMGMADDVRPGYQSIEVTVHVDADADEETLRELLAEVEDRCPVGDNIENDTPVTLTLDA; the protein is encoded by the coding sequence ATGAGTGAATCAGAGCGGCTGGAGCGTTTCGCGGTGACGGCGACGGCCGAGAGCGGGACGAGGACCGCGGTGACGACCCGCGGGTTCGAGTTCGTCGTCGACGAACCGGACGACCTCGGCGGGACGAACGAGGGGCCAAACCCCGTGGAGTACCTGCTGGGCGCCTGGGCGGGCTGTATCAACGTCGTCGCACACACCGTCGCCGACGAGCGCGACGTCGACCTGCACGACGTCGACGTCGAACTCGAAGGCGAACTCGACCCCGCCGCGTTCATGGGGATGGCCGACGACGTCCGCCCGGGCTACCAGTCGATCGAGGTGACCGTCCACGTCGACGCCGACGCCGACGAGGAGACGCTGCGCGAACTGCTCGCCGAGGTCGAGGACCGCTGTCCCGTCGGGGACAACATCGAGAACGACACGCCGGTGACTCTCACCCTCGACGCCTGA
- a CDS encoding universal stress protein: MYDTILVPIDGSDRANRAVEYALSLADRYDATLDSLYVVETHRYGEPALSSAEIVINELEDRGEAELEAIAERADDAGIESAWTLRHGAPAAEILTRADEVDADLVVLGHQGRSHTRTDRIGSVAERVVRDADRPVLTV, translated from the coding sequence ATGTACGATACGATCCTCGTTCCGATCGACGGCAGCGACCGCGCCAACCGCGCCGTCGAGTACGCGCTGTCGCTCGCCGACCGCTACGACGCCACACTCGACTCGCTGTACGTCGTCGAGACCCACCGGTACGGCGAACCCGCGCTGAGCAGCGCCGAAATCGTGATCAACGAACTCGAAGACCGCGGCGAGGCGGAACTCGAAGCGATCGCCGAGCGGGCCGACGACGCCGGCATCGAGTCCGCGTGGACCCTCCGTCACGGCGCTCCCGCGGCCGAGATCCTGACCCGGGCCGACGAGGTCGACGCCGACCTCGTGGTCCTGGGCCACCAGGGGCGAAGCCACACGCGCACCGACCGCATCGGCAGCGTCGCCGAGCGGGTCGTGCGCGACGCCGACCGGCCGGTGCTCACCGTCTGA
- the sucC gene encoding ADP-forming succinate--CoA ligase subunit beta — MKLHEYQAKEVFADAGIPTPESQLASDVDGALTAAEEIGYPVAIKAQVQVGGRGKAGGIKLAEDADEAREAAEAILGMDLKGYRVDRVLVEAAVDFTDELYVGITMDRGEGKPVAMVSTRGGVNIEEVAAEDPDAIAREHVDPAFGMHPYQARKAVYDAGVDRAVARDVSGVLATLYDLWDEKDGSDAEINPLMVTADDEVVAADAVMNVDEDALFRQPDLAEMEEEAAGGDELERKADEYDFDYVRLSGNVGIIGNGAGLVMTTLDLVDYYGGEPANFLDVGGGAKAERIANALDMVFSDENVDSVVFNIFGGITRGDEVAKGINEALERFDEIPKPVVVRLAGTNWEEGMEILNEDLVTVEETLEDAVQRAVAYAEEVNQ; from the coding sequence ATGAAGCTTCACGAGTATCAGGCGAAAGAGGTCTTCGCCGACGCCGGAATCCCGACGCCGGAGTCACAACTGGCGTCGGACGTCGACGGCGCGTTGACCGCGGCCGAGGAGATCGGTTACCCGGTCGCGATCAAGGCGCAGGTACAGGTCGGCGGCCGAGGCAAGGCCGGGGGGATCAAACTCGCCGAGGACGCGGACGAGGCTCGCGAGGCGGCCGAGGCCATCCTCGGGATGGACCTCAAGGGCTACCGCGTCGACCGCGTGCTGGTCGAGGCGGCCGTCGACTTCACCGACGAACTCTACGTCGGGATCACGATGGACCGCGGCGAGGGCAAGCCCGTCGCGATGGTCTCGACCCGCGGCGGGGTCAACATCGAGGAGGTCGCCGCTGAGGACCCCGACGCGATCGCCCGCGAGCACGTCGACCCCGCGTTCGGGATGCACCCCTACCAGGCCCGCAAGGCCGTCTACGACGCCGGCGTCGACCGGGCGGTCGCCCGCGACGTCTCGGGCGTCCTCGCGACGCTGTACGACCTCTGGGACGAGAAGGACGGCTCCGACGCCGAGATCAACCCGCTGATGGTCACGGCCGACGACGAGGTCGTCGCGGCCGACGCCGTGATGAACGTCGACGAGGACGCCCTCTTCCGCCAGCCCGACCTCGCGGAGATGGAAGAGGAGGCGGCCGGCGGCGACGAACTCGAACGGAAGGCCGACGAGTACGACTTCGACTACGTCCGCCTCTCGGGCAACGTCGGCATCATCGGCAACGGCGCGGGGCTCGTGATGACGACCCTCGACCTCGTCGACTACTACGGCGGCGAACCCGCCAACTTCCTCGACGTCGGCGGCGGCGCGAAGGCCGAGCGGATCGCCAACGCCCTGGACATGGTGTTCTCCGACGAGAACGTCGACTCCGTCGTCTTCAACATCTTCGGCGGGATCACCCGCGGCGACGAGGTCGCGAAGGGGATCAACGAGGCGCTCGAACGGTTCGACGAGATCCCAAAGCCCGTGGTCGTCCGCCTCGCGGGGACGAACTGGGAGGAAGGCATGGAGATCCTGAACGAGGACCTCGTGACGGTCGAGGAGACCCTCGAGGACGCGGTTCAGCGTGCCGTCGCGTACGCTGAGGAGGTGAACCAATGA
- the sucD gene encoding succinate--CoA ligase subunit alpha, whose protein sequence is MSVLVDDDTRVVVQGITGGEGKFHAGQMLEYGTNVVAGAVPGKGGQEVHGVPVYDTVHEAVAEEDVDASVVFVPPAFAGDAMFEALDTDLDLVVAITEGVPTQDMARVKKRLTETDTRLVGPNCPGLITPGEAKLGILPGNIFADGEVGLVSRSGTLTYQVVDNLTQRGIGQTTAIGIGGDPIIGTDFVDALELFENDPETEAIVMCGEIGGEDEEEAARFIDEHVDTPVAGFIAGRTAPPGKRMGHAGAIVSGSGTGTAESKIDALNDAGVPVGDTPEEVADHIEEFLS, encoded by the coding sequence ATGAGCGTACTGGTCGACGACGACACGCGCGTGGTGGTACAGGGAATCACCGGCGGCGAGGGCAAGTTCCACGCCGGACAGATGCTCGAGTACGGCACGAACGTCGTGGCCGGCGCCGTCCCCGGCAAGGGCGGTCAGGAGGTCCACGGCGTGCCCGTCTACGACACGGTCCACGAGGCCGTCGCGGAGGAGGACGTCGACGCCTCCGTCGTCTTCGTCCCGCCGGCGTTCGCCGGCGACGCGATGTTCGAGGCCCTCGACACCGACCTCGACCTCGTGGTCGCGATCACCGAGGGCGTCCCGACCCAGGACATGGCGCGCGTGAAAAAGCGCCTCACCGAGACCGACACCCGCCTCGTCGGGCCGAACTGCCCCGGTCTGATCACGCCGGGCGAGGCCAAACTCGGCATCCTGCCGGGCAACATCTTCGCCGACGGCGAGGTCGGCCTCGTCTCCCGCTCGGGCACCCTCACGTACCAGGTCGTCGACAACCTCACCCAGCGCGGGATCGGCCAGACCACCGCCATCGGCATCGGCGGCGACCCGATCATCGGCACCGACTTCGTCGACGCTCTCGAACTGTTCGAGAACGATCCCGAGACCGAAGCGATCGTCATGTGCGGCGAGATCGGCGGCGAGGACGAGGAGGAAGCTGCCCGCTTCATCGACGAACACGTCGACACGCCCGTCGCGGGCTTCATCGCCGGCCGCACCGCCCCGCCGGGCAAGCGCATGGGCCACGCCGGCGCCATCGTCTCCGGTTCCGGCACCGGCACCGCCGAGAGCAAGATCGACGCCCTGAACGACGCGGGCGTCCCCGTCGGCGACACCCCCGAGGAGGTCGCCGACCACATCGAAGAGTTCCTCTCCTGA
- a CDS encoding CGCGG family rSAM-modified RiPP protein, with product MTAAHEDEAEPVTDRTHDNSWSANLEKPRHAGNRALVERQAVEAVEHTAPGNHVNLVTHGDHGHPSTYLYETLADAFGGDADWEYVEQCGCGGHVTRVHVR from the coding sequence ATGACCGCCGCACACGAGGACGAGGCCGAACCGGTCACCGACCGAACGCACGACAACTCCTGGTCGGCGAACCTGGAGAAACCTCGGCACGCGGGAAACCGGGCGCTGGTCGAGCGGCAGGCCGTCGAGGCGGTCGAGCACACCGCGCCCGGGAACCACGTCAACCTCGTCACCCACGGCGACCACGGCCACCCCTCGACGTACCTGTACGAGACGCTGGCCGACGCCTTCGGCGGCGACGCCGACTGGGAGTACGTCGAGCAGTGTGGCTGTGGCGGCCACGTGACGCGCGTCCACGTCCGGTAG
- a CDS encoding universal stress protein: protein MATRILVAFDESSQSTAALRHALSTYPDAEVLVLHVNDPREWSTGDGMDGFYYSEEAFERSKESAERLLAEAEALAGEYDVEVETVAEIGRTAPTIIRCAEERDVDHVVLGSHGRRGLARFLLGSVAERVARRSPGSVTIVREEEPADG from the coding sequence ATGGCGACCCGAATCCTCGTCGCGTTCGACGAATCGTCCCAGTCGACCGCCGCCCTTCGCCACGCGCTCTCGACGTACCCCGACGCCGAGGTTCTGGTGCTCCACGTGAACGACCCCCGCGAGTGGTCCACCGGGGACGGCATGGACGGCTTCTACTACTCGGAGGAGGCGTTCGAGCGGTCGAAGGAGTCCGCCGAGCGACTGCTGGCCGAGGCCGAGGCGCTCGCGGGCGAGTACGACGTCGAGGTCGAGACGGTGGCCGAGATCGGACGGACGGCGCCGACGATAATCAGGTGCGCGGAGGAACGCGACGTCGACCACGTCGTCCTCGGGAGCCACGGCCGCCGCGGACTCGCGCGCTTCCTGCTCGGGAGCGTCGCCGAGCGCGTCGCCCGCCGCTCGCCGGGATCGGTGACGATCGTTCGGGAGGAAGAGCCCGCAGACGGGTAG
- a CDS encoding C2H2-type zinc finger protein, which produces MAPSSNCPLCGESYGEKGDLRVHLEVEHRKSELARYLLAADDRSADPVASREAVDDEPPAPSL; this is translated from the coding sequence ATGGCACCGAGTAGCAACTGCCCGCTCTGTGGCGAGTCGTACGGCGAGAAGGGCGACCTGCGGGTCCACCTCGAGGTCGAACACCGGAAGTCCGAACTCGCGCGGTACCTGCTCGCGGCCGACGACCGGTCGGCCGATCCGGTGGCGTCGCGGGAGGCGGTCGACGACGAACCGCCGGCCCCCTCGCTGTGA
- a CDS encoding universal stress protein: MVDRILVPVDGSPLSERALEVALEEHPDATVVALHVVDPTDVGYSVHGVPFETGVEPIHGSAEWYERAREHAADLFEDVRRTTADRGADVETETVVGRPDREIVDYAVDHDIDAIVMGSHGRDEESRLLLGSVTEAVAFRAPVRVTLIR, encoded by the coding sequence ATGGTCGATCGCATCCTCGTTCCGGTCGACGGCTCGCCGCTGTCCGAACGGGCGCTCGAAGTCGCGCTCGAAGAGCACCCCGACGCGACGGTCGTCGCGTTACACGTCGTCGACCCGACCGACGTCGGCTACAGCGTCCACGGCGTCCCCTTCGAAACCGGCGTCGAGCCGATTCACGGTTCCGCGGAATGGTACGAACGTGCGCGCGAACACGCCGCGGACCTCTTCGAGGACGTCCGGCGAACGACGGCCGACCGCGGCGCAGACGTCGAGACCGAGACCGTCGTCGGCCGGCCCGACCGGGAGATCGTCGACTACGCCGTCGATCACGATATCGACGCGATCGTCATGGGCAGCCACGGCCGCGACGAGGAGTCGCGGCTCCTGCTCGGGAGCGTCACCGAGGCGGTGGCGTTCCGCGCGCCGGTTCGCGTCACGCTGATCCGGTGA
- a CDS encoding winged helix-turn-helix domain-containing protein → MQREGDATPGDVFQLLADEYARRILVAADRRPMTAKDLSDACDASLATVYRRVSTLTEHDLLEERRSIGPDGTHRSEFETVLEGLHVDLSEGELTLTLDTRDELADNFTSLWDDLRGSR, encoded by the coding sequence GTGCAACGGGAGGGAGACGCGACCCCGGGGGACGTATTTCAGCTCCTCGCGGACGAGTACGCGCGGCGGATCCTCGTCGCCGCGGATCGGCGGCCGATGACCGCGAAGGACCTGAGCGACGCCTGCGACGCGTCGCTCGCGACGGTGTACCGTCGCGTCTCGACGCTTACGGAACACGACCTCCTCGAAGAGCGGCGGTCGATCGGACCGGACGGCACGCACCGAAGCGAGTTCGAGACGGTGCTCGAAGGGCTCCACGTCGACCTCTCGGAGGGGGAGTTGACGCTGACCCTCGATACGCGCGACGAACTCGCGGACAACTTTACGTCGCTGTGGGACGACCTCCGGGGGAGTAGATGA
- a CDS encoding UbiA family prenyltransferase yields the protein MISRTSQGLRRWASSPTTLLLFLVHSNLLISLSAASVAVTTVVLADLPLRLLPVCIVFAVTLFVYSFNRLADLDEDERNVPGRAAFTRRYGPVLFALGVACYLAVFVLAVVWDLPGAPLLVVPFVVAILYSTVGLKRLFLVKNLTVGVAWGLIPLGVGVYYDALGSTEIRFLFGFVTAVLTIAAVVFDVKDIEGDRAEGIRTVPNTFGPRATRIATAAATVVVSVVVLGFVLAGVLGRGFLVLLAFTAYVFGYCLAATPDRGPLFYGFVVDGEHVFLAALVLVLDATAW from the coding sequence GTGATCAGCCGGACTTCCCAGGGACTGCGGCGGTGGGCGTCGTCGCCGACGACCCTCCTCCTGTTTCTGGTACACAGCAACCTCCTCATCTCGCTGTCGGCGGCGAGCGTCGCGGTCACGACGGTCGTCCTCGCCGACCTCCCGCTCCGGCTCCTGCCCGTCTGTATCGTCTTCGCCGTCACGCTGTTCGTCTACAGCTTCAACCGGCTGGCCGACCTCGACGAGGACGAGCGAAACGTTCCGGGCCGGGCGGCGTTCACGCGGCGGTACGGCCCCGTCCTGTTCGCCCTCGGGGTCGCCTGCTACCTCGCCGTCTTCGTGCTGGCGGTCGTGTGGGACCTCCCCGGCGCCCCGCTGCTGGTCGTCCCGTTCGTCGTCGCCATCCTCTACTCGACGGTCGGGTTGAAACGGCTGTTCCTCGTGAAGAACCTCACCGTCGGGGTCGCCTGGGGGCTGATCCCGCTCGGCGTCGGCGTCTACTACGACGCTCTCGGCTCGACCGAGATCCGGTTCCTGTTCGGCTTCGTCACCGCCGTGCTGACCATCGCCGCCGTCGTCTTCGACGTCAAGGACATCGAGGGCGACCGGGCCGAGGGGATCCGGACCGTCCCCAACACGTTCGGCCCGCGGGCGACCCGGATCGCCACCGCGGCCGCGACCGTCGTCGTCTCGGTCGTCGTCCTCGGGTTCGTTCTCGCGGGCGTCCTCGGCCGGGGATTCCTCGTCTTGCTCGCGTTTACCGCCTACGTCTTCGGGTACTGCCTCGCGGCGACGCCCGACCGCGGCCCCCTCTTCTACGGCTTCGTCGTCGACGGCGAGCACGTCTTCCTCGCCGCGCTCGTGCTCGTGCTGGATGCGACGGCGTGGTAA